In Papaver somniferum cultivar HN1 chromosome 1, ASM357369v1, whole genome shotgun sequence, a genomic segment contains:
- the LOC113361555 gene encoding uncharacterized protein LOC113361555, whose protein sequence is MVLFLKDLNYMYLTENINLKVSDILSNGVWSYNNELHQIFHNFKMPEVLGGEDILLWTRNLIGEFSTSEAVNKLRNREQSVNWSKYLWTHFLHHFVARNVWKLIQGIYTDDKSMVKNRYEIVSRCRICETEQDSMNHLLWECNFSIDIWRWICFIFQFKLPKSFEDIWKCASNCSPLVKQVWITTVCIILKELWFQKNKIFFEDIKPNMQGFKCRIMKFVNEGGLRITGTKWNQNYDHEMIEKFQLGFRHSGFRYIKKYHWLLPEQDIVMFCCDVSSFGNTGSQDVVLLSLVRDSACQVLGTLSGSIGVASNYLAESYGIMCALELEIQWSMHKIIIMSDSKYVLAEFSQERVPWFLKGRWHMATRKLNQIEYQRCYREVNFPADCMAKKGALLAAGERKIHIGRPQCLPRVEMENVEYFRFG, encoded by the coding sequence ATGGTACTCTTTTTGAAAGATTTGAACTATATGTATTTAACTGAGAATATAAACTTGAAAGTTTCAGATATCTTGTCAAATGGTGTGTGGTCTTATAATAATGAACTTCATcagatttttcataattttaaaaTGCCTGAAGTCCTTGGAGGTGAGGATATTCTATTATGGACAAGAAACTTAATAGGAGAATTCTCAACCTCAGAGGCAGTAAACAAGTTAAGGAATAGGGAACAATCAGTTAACTGGTCAAAGTACTTATGGACACATTTTCTTCATCACTTTGTAGCTAGAAATGTGTGGAAGCTTATACAAGGGATATACACTGATGATAAAAGTATGGTAAAGAATAGATATGAAATTGTTTCAAGATGCCGCATTTGTGAAACTGAACAAGATAGTATGAATCACTTGCTCTGGGAGTGTAATTTCAGTATTGATATTTGGAGATGGATATGTTTTATATTTCAGTTCAAATTACCAAAATCTTTTGAAGACATATGGAAATGTGCCTCAAATTGTAGTCCACTGGTTAAACAGGTTTGGATTACTACAGTCTGTATTATTCTAAAAGAACTGTGGTTTCAGAAGAACAAAATATTTTTTGAAGACATTAAGCCAAATATGCAAGGTTTCAAGTGCAGAATTATGAAATTCGTGAATGAGGGTGGATTGAGAATTACTGGTACCAAGTGGAATCAAAACTATGACCATGAGATGATTGAAAAGTTTCAGTTGGGTTTTAGACATTCCGGGTTCCGGTATATTAAAAAATATCATTGGTTACTACCTGAACAAGacattgtaatgttttgttgtgatGTCTCATCATTTGGAAATACTGGGTCTCAGGATGTGGTGTTGTTGTCACTTGTCAGAGATTCAGCTTGTCAGGTGTTAGGTACCCTCTCTGGAAGTATTGGTGTTGCTTCAAATTATCTAGCTGAATCTTATGGTATTATGTGTGCATTGGAGCTGGAAATTCAATGGAGTATGCATAAGATAATTATTATGTCAGATTCAAAATATGTTCTTGCAGAATTTTCTCAGGAGAGAGTTCCATGGTTTCTAAAAGGTAGATGGCATATGGCTACAAGAAAGCTCAATCAAATAGAGTATCAACGTTGTTACAGGGAGGTTAATTTTCCTGCAGATTGTATGGCAAAGAAGGGAGCATTATTAGCTGCAGGTGAAAGAAAAATCCATATTGGAAGACCTCAATGTTTACCAAGAGTTGAAATGGAAAATGTTGAATACTTTAGATTTGGTTGA